One Streptococcus sp. VT 162 genomic window, TGAGTTCTTCCAGACTAGCTTTATTTAGGTTGACCTTCTTATCTTTACTTGTCGAAGCAGTCGTTCCAGAGGCAGTCTGCTGACTCACTGCTTCTTCTCCCTTAGTTGGAACATAGACAAGAGCCTCGTCACTGACTTTCTGTGCTAGATTAAGCGACTTACTATCTGCTTCCTCTGTCAATCCACCCGCCTTCTGAACGGCATCATGAACACGACTCCCTACTGGTAAATCATAAATCCCTGGCGATTTAACAGCACCTTTGACATCTACCGTAATCAAATCTTGTTCAGGAGACTCGTCCTTTTCTTCCTTTTTCACTTCTTTGTCAGACGATGAATCCTTTGAAACAGCTGCGACTTCAGCCTGCAAATTTGATTCTTTTACAGATGTTTGTGAAGTTGGCTTTAGTAGGAAAAATCCGCCCAAGGCCAAACCTAAACCAGCACAAATGACAAGGATTTTATACTCTTTGATTTTCTCGATAATTGCTTTCATATTTTCTCCTCTCTTAAATTATTCGTAAGTGAAAGAAAAAACAGTTGAAAATTTCTTTTCAACTGCTTATTTATTTGCAAAATAGTCTTCCTTAGTCAAGACATAATGAACCCTTGTGATCATTCGACCTGGTTCTTTATTATCCATTCTGGCATAGGGTTCTTCGTGGGAAAAACGCATCCCAGATTTCTCCATGACCTTGCCAGATGCGGGATTGTCTTTGTCATGAAGAGCGGTCAACTTGTTCATTCCAATCTTCTCAAAAGCCAGCTCAATCACGGCGCGATTGGCTTCTGTCGTCAATCCTTGATTCCAATACTTTTGGTTGATAATGTAACCAATAGCTGC contains:
- a CDS encoding competence protein CelA, whose protein sequence is MKAIIEKIKEYKILVICAGLGLALGGFFLLKPTSQTSVKESNLQAEVAAVSKDSSSDKEVKKEEKDESPEQDLITVDVKGAVKSPGIYDLPVGSRVHDAVQKAGGLTEEADSKSLNLAQKVSDEALVYVPTKGEEAVSQQTASGTTASTSKDKKVNLNKASLEELKQVKGLGGKRAQDIIDHREANGKFKSVDELKKVSGIGAKTIEKLKDYVTVD